A single region of the Lycium barbarum isolate Lr01 chromosome 2, ASM1917538v2, whole genome shotgun sequence genome encodes:
- the LOC132626120 gene encoding ricin B-like lectin R40G3 isoform X2 has protein sequence MDPFGHHHHHHHRRDDDREDEFPPPGRRYDEPPPPQVSHVYHASHEGGGGEPNYPPPMEDNTYGRPDNYGQSNYGGGGSYDSPPPRSDYYDGPPPPQPQTGYPSVEHVSHESESVRDDDRHHRFQPHVPSFFHHQTSSDPELMEKPSFRVYTKAGTDYSLTIHDGKVVLASNDPSDPFQHWYKDERYSTKVKDEEGFPSFALVNKAAGLAIKHSIGAGHPVQLVPYDPNHLDASILWTESRDVGDGYRAIRMVNNINLNMDAWNADKEHGGVRDGTTVALWEWWKGDNRNQHWKIVPY, from the exons ATGGACCCTTTtggacaccaccaccaccatcaccacCGTCGTGACGACGACCGTGAAGATGAATTTCCACCTCCCGGTCGTCGTTACGACGAACCACCACCACCTCAAGTTAGCCATGTGTATCATGCTTCCCATGAAGGTGGTGGTGGTGAGC CTAATTATCCTCCGCCAATGGAGGATAATACTTACGGCCGTCCTGATAATTACGGGCAGTCTAATTATGGCGGTGGCGGATCTTACGATTCACCACCACCAAGATCTGATTATTATGATGGCCCACCACCACCACAACCACAAACAGGATATCCCTCAGTTGAACACGTGTCACATGAGAGTGAGAGTGTTCGTGATGATGATCGTCATCATCGTTTTCAACCACATGTGCCTTCATTTTTCCATCATCAAACTAGTTCAGATCCAGAGCTTATGGAGAAACCTTCATTTAGGGTTTATACTAAGGCTGGTACTGATTATTCTCTTACTATCCATGATGGGAAAGTTGTTCTTGCTTCTAATGATCCATCAGATCCATTTCAA CACTGGTATAAAGATGAGAGGTACAGCACTAAAGTGAAGGATGAAGAGGGATTTCCAAGCTTTGCTCTGGTTAACAAAGCTGCAGGACTGGCCATTAAGCACTCTATTGGCGCCGGTCATCCT gtGCAGCTCGTCCCCTATGACCCCAACCATCTTGATGCATCAATCTTGTGGACAGAGAGCAGGGATGTGGGTGATGGTTATAGAGCAATTAGGATGGTTAATAACATTAACCTCAATATGGATGCATGGAATGCTGATAAAGAGCATGGAGGTGTCCGCGACGGGACCACTGTTGCTCTTTGGGAGTGGTGGAAAGGAGACAACCGGAACCAGCACTGGAAGATCGTCCCCTACT GA
- the LOC132626120 gene encoding ricin B-like lectin R40G3 isoform X1 — MDPFGHHHHHHHRRDDDREDEFPPPGRRYDEPPPPQVSHVYHASHEGGGGEPNYGRPDYPPPQMMDNTYGRPNYPPPMEDNTYGRPDNYGQSNYGGGGSYDSPPPRSDYYDGPPPPQPQTGYPSVEHVSHESESVRDDDRHHRFQPHVPSFFHHQTSSDPELMEKPSFRVYTKAGTDYSLTIHDGKVVLASNDPSDPFQHWYKDERYSTKVKDEEGFPSFALVNKAAGLAIKHSIGAGHPVQLVPYDPNHLDASILWTESRDVGDGYRAIRMVNNINLNMDAWNADKEHGGVRDGTTVALWEWWKGDNRNQHWKIVPY; from the exons ATGGACCCTTTtggacaccaccaccaccatcaccacCGTCGTGACGACGACCGTGAAGATGAATTTCCACCTCCCGGTCGTCGTTACGACGAACCACCACCACCTCAAGTTAGCCATGTGTATCATGCTTCCCATGAAGGTGGTGGTGGTGAGCCTAATTACGGCCGCCCTGATTATCCACCTCCACAGATGATGGATAATACTTATGGGCGGCCTAATTATCCTCCGCCAATGGAGGATAATACTTACGGCCGTCCTGATAATTACGGGCAGTCTAATTATGGCGGTGGCGGATCTTACGATTCACCACCACCAAGATCTGATTATTATGATGGCCCACCACCACCACAACCACAAACAGGATATCCCTCAGTTGAACACGTGTCACATGAGAGTGAGAGTGTTCGTGATGATGATCGTCATCATCGTTTTCAACCACATGTGCCTTCATTTTTCCATCATCAAACTAGTTCAGATCCAGAGCTTATGGAGAAACCTTCATTTAGGGTTTATACTAAGGCTGGTACTGATTATTCTCTTACTATCCATGATGGGAAAGTTGTTCTTGCTTCTAATGATCCATCAGATCCATTTCAA CACTGGTATAAAGATGAGAGGTACAGCACTAAAGTGAAGGATGAAGAGGGATTTCCAAGCTTTGCTCTGGTTAACAAAGCTGCAGGACTGGCCATTAAGCACTCTATTGGCGCCGGTCATCCT gtGCAGCTCGTCCCCTATGACCCCAACCATCTTGATGCATCAATCTTGTGGACAGAGAGCAGGGATGTGGGTGATGGTTATAGAGCAATTAGGATGGTTAATAACATTAACCTCAATATGGATGCATGGAATGCTGATAAAGAGCATGGAGGTGTCCGCGACGGGACCACTGTTGCTCTTTGGGAGTGGTGGAAAGGAGACAACCGGAACCAGCACTGGAAGATCGTCCCCTACT GA